CACGGAGATCGCTGCTTGCGTATCGGCGCTGAGCGCCGGCCGCAGCGCGCCGAGTGCTTTCGGCGGCGCAACGAGGACGATGCGGCGGACATCCTTTTCCTGCGCCAGCTCATCCAGCCTTTCCGCGACCTGTTTCAGGAATTGGGCTTCAGCCTGATCCTGCCAGTTGGTCTCCTCGACAGCACTGCGGCTGAAGCCATCGGCGGCATGGCTGCGGCCGGGCTTGTCGGCGCCGATTTCGCGGTCGGGCTCGCTCGGCTGCGTCAGAGTTTCCAGCACCTTCAGGTTCATCAGTTGGGCATCGCCGGCATTCTGCATGATCAGAGCCTTGGCTCCGTTGCAGACCACGACCCATGATTTCCAAGGGATTTTAACGTCGGTCATCTTCAACTCCTCGCTGTCGTCATTCGAAGCGCGCCGTGCTTCATCGATCAAGGCAGAACGCCTGGCCATTGAAAGAGTTCGGGAAAATTGCGCCGAAATCGAACCGGCGGCGATCCGGCTGGCCCTTGCTGCGTAGAAAGTCCAAGTTCGGGAGATTGACGATGAAGACATCACTGCTCGCCTATGCCGGCACCTTTCTCACCCTTCTCGTCTGCGACGGGATATGGCTCGGCCTCATCGCCCGCAACTTCTACCGCGACCAACTGGGAGCGCTGATGCTGCCCTCGCCCAATCTTGCGGTCGGCGCACTGTTCTACCTTTTCTTCGCCGCCGCGGTGGTTGTGCTTGCCGTGCTGCCGGCCCTATCGACAGGCTCGATCACCACCGCGTTTCTCCACGGTGCCATTCTGGGACTGGCAGCCTATGGCACTTATGACATCACCAATCTTGCCACGCTTCGCAACTGGCCGCTCGCCATGAGCCTGGTCGACATGGCCTGGGGCACGGCTCTGACGGCGCTGACCGCCGCCGGCGGATATCTTACCATCAGATTTTTTGGCTGAGACTTGAGCCACGGGATGGAAACCGCGTCCCGATAATGAACATGAAGGCGTCCCGCTTGGGAACAAAGGTTGAACTCGTTAAAATTGTAATTTTATATTTGACGAATGTGCAAAACATTCATGTGACCTTGGTTGGGATCAAGACCAGTTGCTCGACTAAGCCAGCCTGAATGAGATCAAGGTCAGCTTGATTGAGATAACCCCCCAATGCGTCCTGACTGACGGAGAATGTGAATGACTATGCTCCGCGCCACACACCTTGCCACGGTCAAGTCCGCTGTCTACGACCTGCGCTGGGAAGAATTCAGCGTCAAACGGCCAGCCCGCATCGTCGCCGTCCGGCCGTGCCTCACAGGCGTCTCCATGCGAAGCGCCGAGATCATCGATATCTCCCAGGGCGGCGCCACCTTCATCGTCTCGACCACGGCCGGCCTGCCGAAGCATTATTATCTCAACATTCTTGGCCTCGCCTACCGGATCGGCTGCGCGGAGGTCTATCGCCATAAGGAACGCATCGGGGTGCGGTTCATCAACATCATGGACCCCGAGGTTCTGCGCCGCGTCGTCCGTACCGATTTCCTTGTCGGCAACATGGAAGCAATCGCTGCCCGACGCGCGCCGATCTTCCGCGCCTGAACAGGCCGAGTCGTTGCGGAAATAATCTTGCTTGCGTTGGCCGTGCCCGGGCCTATTGTTTCGCCAATAGTCATTATGTCCGGGAAACTGCCGTCGCATGTCCGCCTTTTCGTGCTTTACACCTCTTGCCAGCGCCCTGCCCTCCACAGTCCCCTTCGTCGGCCCCGAGGCGATCGAGCGCCAGCGCGGACTTGTCGTTTCGGCGCGCATCGGCGCCAATGAGAACGGCTTCGGCCCAGCAGCTTCCGTGTTTGCGGCGATGCGCGAGGAGGCCGGCAATATCTGGAAATACAATGACCCGGAGAATTTCGCGCTCAGGGAAGCGCTTGCCGCCCATCTCGGCATCTCGGCCGCCAATATCGCCATCGGCAGCGGCATCGACGAATTGCTCGGCCAGATCGTCCGGCTGGTGATCGAGCCGGGCGCGCCCGTCGTTACCTCGCTCGGCGCCTATCCGACCTTCAATTTCCATGTCGCCGGCTTCGGCGGTCGGCTGGTGACCGTTCCCTACGCAAACGACCGCGAGGATCTCGACGGGCTGCTCGATGCGGTGAAACGCGAGAATGCGCCGCTCGTCTATTTCGCCAATCCCGACAATCCGATGGGAAGCTGGTGGGATGCCGACAGCATCGTCGCTTTCGCCCGTGCGCTGCCCGAGACGACGCTGATGGTGCTCGACGAGGCCTATAGCGAGACGGGGCCGGCAGGTTCGCTGCCGTCGATCTCCTCGCTCATCGAGCTGCCGAACGTCGTTCGCACCCGCACGTTCTCCAAGGCTTACGGACTTGCCGGCTCACGCACCGGCTACGCGATCTCGACGGCAGGCACGGCGCAGGCCTTCGACAAGATCCGCAATCATTTCGGCATGAACCGGCTGGCAACGGCTGCAGCGCTCGCCGCCCTCAAGGACCAGGCCTATCTCGTCGAGGTGGTCGGGAAAATCCATGCGGCGCGGGAGCGGATCGGCGGCATCGCCCGGGCGAACGGCCTCGTCCCCCTGCCCTCGGCAACAAATTTCGTGGCGATCGACACAGGGCGCGACGGCGCTTATGCGCGGTCGATCGTCGACGGCCTGATAGAGCACGGCGTCTTCATCCGCATGCCTGGTGTGGCGCCCCTCAACCGCTGCATCCGCATCAGCGTCGGGCCGGAGGCGGATATGGCGCTGCTCGAACAGGCTCTGCCGCAGGTTCTGAAACAGATCGGCCGATAAAGCGAAGAACCGCGGCCGGTGGAGGATCCGGTCGCGGTTCCGTTCTCCCGGCGTCGGCCCCGTCCAAAGCGCCCCGCCAGCCCCCTCTTTTTGAGGTTGTTATTGCTGCTCTTGTCGAATTGATCGGAGACGGTTCTAGTGAACCGTCATCCACTCGCGGGCGGCGCGCAGCGCTGCTGCGAGCTGCATCTTGTCCATGGCGGCGGCCACGTCGGCACGAAGCTCGGCGGCGCGGTCGTTGCCCTTGATTGCGGCGATGTTCAGCCATTTGTGGGCTGCAACGAGATCGACTTCGCAGCCGCGGCCGGTCGCATACATCAGACCCATTTCGCAGAAGACATCGGCGCTGTTGTTGTCGCCACCCATGGTGGCCGTTTCAGCATTGTGCATTTCAAAGCGTGCCATCGGTTTTATCCCTGTTAGCCTGTTTATGACTGACCCTGTTTTACCTTCAGGCCTTGCCGTCTATCGCGGCTTGCGGCCCTTCCGGTCCGGCGGGTTTGCCCCGCTCGTTTGATGGGTTCACTATGCCAAACGGCTTTCAAAAAACGCCTAAAATGCATGATTAATTTGAGACAAACAAAGTGCAAACACTTGGTAAAATTGGATTTTCGTTAAACATCGGACTCCCTGCGAATTAAGGATTTTCGAGCGGATTTTACGAAAGATTCAGATTTGAAAATAAACGGATCGTTCATCATGAAATCAGCAGGCGATATCTTTGAAAGCTCGCCGCACGGCTTTTCTCGTGATTTTCAGCCGGTCAACATGATAGCGATCGACCCTGTTTACCTTTACGTTCGCGTCAGTTATTTTCGCGGCGATCAAGGATATCATGGAGGAAAAGATGATCCGCAGCTTCGTTCTCGCCGGCTTCATAACAGTCATCGCGGGTATCGCGCATGCCGAGGAGCCGATCGTCGGCAACTGGAAGACGGCCGCCGGCGATACGGCGGTGATCGCATCCTGCGGCGGCAGTTACTGCGTGACGCTGAAGACCGGTAAATATGCCGGCCGGAAGATCGGCACGCTTGCGGGAACCGGCGGCAGCTATGCCGGCGAGATCACCGACCCGGCCGCCGAGAAGACCTATAGCGGCTCGGGCAAGATTTCCGGCAATTCGCTGAGGATGCAGGGCTGCGTGATGAAGATCCTCTGCAAGTCACAGACCTGGACGCGGCTCTGAGAGAACGCGGGGCGGATAGCGGGCAACGGCCGGGATGTGTTAGAGTGTACACAGCTCAACACAGGAGTTTTCGAAATGGCCGGCAGCACGACCATGACAATTCGGGTCCGCCCCGACGTAAAAGAAAAGCTCGACAGGATTGCGGCCGACACGCAACGCAGCAAATCATTCCTCGCTGGCGAGGCCGTAGCGGCCTATGTGGAGCGCGAGCTTGAAATCATCGAGGGTATCAAGCGCGGCATGGCCGATGCGGAAGCTGAGCGCGTTATACCGCACGAGCAGGCTGTCGCCGAAATGCGTAAGGTCATCGCGGATGCCAAGCGTAGGAAAACCCCGCGCGGATGAGGCCGGTTCTTTGGTCGAAGGAAGCACATCAGGATAATCTGGAAATTCTGCGTTACATCGCAAAGAACAACCCCGATGCGGCCGAAAGGGTTGTGGACGCCATCGAGGATGCCGGCAAGAAACTTGGCGAATTTGCAACCGGTCGGCCAGGACGAATAACTGGCACTTATGAAAAATCCCTCACCCGGCTCCCCTACATAATTTCCTATGAGCTGCGGTCGGTCGCGGGACGCGAAAGCGTCGTCATCTTGCGGGTGATCCATACCGCGCGGGATTGGCCGGCCGAAGACTAGTCGAACCAACTTATAAGCGTATCGTAACGCAGTTGCGCAGCCATCCTCCAAAACGCCAAGCATGTCGACGCAGGCATGCCTCGAAACCCTTGGCGACCGGCCCGAGCCGGCCCGGCAAGCTGAACGGCGGATGAACCGGCATCTCAGCACTCATTCAGCCACCGCATGGCAAAACTCATGTCACGATAGAGTTGCGTATCGGGGGCAAGGCAATGAACCACTATATTCTGGCAAGACGCCTTAGCATCATCACACTGTTTGCGGCGATCTTCGCGGTCACGTTTTCGGCAGTCGTGGTGCACGATGGCGGCGGCGGCGCGCAGTCGCATTTCGGGGCGAGCTATACCTGCCTGGAGAGAAACGGCACCTTCTGCGCGCCTGCGGTGCGGTGAGTAAAGCGCATCGCGATGCGCTTTAAGTCTTTCGTTTATGCATGTCGTCGTCTCAAAACCGCTGCGCACGTTGGGCGACAGGCATTCGCAGCAGACGCGGAAGAGGACAAAAAATCGGAATCCGCCGGCGCGCGTCGTTTGCTTGTCAAGAACAACTCTCTATAATGCGTCATGAACAAACGAATCTCCCTTTTGTCGCCCCTCGACACATCCTCTCCACCGCCTTTCCAGCCCCAGAGCTTCGACGATCCGGCCAAGGCGGTCGAGACGCTGACAGCGCTTTACGAGCGCAACACGGCGTTCCTGATCGAGAGCTTCAGCGAACTTGCGCAGGGCGCGCCGATCTCCTCGCGCTACCGCGCATTTTATCCGCAGGTCAGCATTGAGACGACAAGCTACGGCCATGTCGATTCGCGGCTTTCCTACGGTCATGTCACGGCACCCGGCATCTACACGACGACCGTCACCCGGCCGAAGCTCTTCAAGCATTACCTCAAGGAGCAACTGTCGCTGCTGATGAAGAGCCATAATGTTCCGATCGTCGTCTCAGAATCGTCGACGCCGATCCCGCTCCACTTCGCCTTCGGTGAGGGAGCGCATGTAGAAGCGTCGACCAACGCCTTCGTCGACGTTCCGATGCGCGATATCTTCGACACGCCCGACCTCAACACCACCGACGACGAGATCGCCAACGGCGAATATATCCCGCCGCCGGGAGAGCCCTCGCCGCTGGCGCCGTTCACCGCGCAACGCATCGATTATTCGCTCGCCCGGCTGTCGCATTATACGGCGACGCATGCGGAACATTTCCAGAATTTCGTGCTGTTCACCAACTACCAGTTCTATATCGACGAGTTCTGCGGCTGGGCGCGCAAGCTGATGGCGGAGGGCGGCGACGGCTATACCGCCTTCGTCGAGCCCGGCAATGTCGTCACCCTTCCCGGCTCGAACGCGCCGGAAACGGATTCCGCCCTCACCCGCCTGCCGCAGATGCCGGCCTACCATCTGAAGAAGAAGGGCCATGCCGGGATCACCATGATCAATATCGGCGTCGGCCCCTCCAACGCCAAGACGATCACCGACCACGTCGCCGTGCTGCGCCCGCATGCCTGGCTGATGCTCGGCCATTGCGCCGGTCTTCGCAACAGCCAGCGGCTCGGCGACTATGTTCTCGCCCACGCCTATATGCGTGAGGACCATGTTCTCGACGACGACCTGCCGGTCTGGGTGCCGATCCCGGCGCTGGCCGAAGTGCAGGTGGCGCTCGAAGCCGCCGTTGCCGAAATCACCGGCTATGAGGGTTTCGAGCTGAAGCGCATCATGCGCACCGGCACCGTCGGCACGATCGACAACCGCAACTGGGAACTCCGCGACCAGCGTGGGCCGGTGAAGCGGCTCTCCCAGGCGCGCGCGATCGCGCTCGACATGGAATCGGCAACGATCGCCGCCAACGGCTTCCGCTTCCGTGTGCCCTATGGCACGCTGCTCTGTGTCTCCGACAAGCCGCTGCACGGCGAATTGAAGCTGCCGGGCATGGCAACGGCCTTCTACCGCACGCAGGTCAACCAGCACCTGCAGATCGGCATCCGCGCCGTCCAGAAGCTTGCCGCCATGCCGAAGGAAGCGCTGCATTCACGCAAGCTGCGCAGCTTCTTCGAAACGGCCTTCCAATAGGCCGTTTCCTCATCTGCCCGTCACGACAGGCGCCGAGCCCTCGGCCACCATCTGCGGCTTACCGGCGGCAAGATTCAGCCCTGCTATCAGCAGGGTGAAGGCCACCACGACGAAAGCGATGCGCAGGAGAACCTTCAGCGCATCGGCATCGTCGGGTACTACCAGCTGACGCTTCTCGTGGCGACGTGCCCAGATGTGACTTGCCAGGGCGATTTCAAGAATGCTCATTTCCATTCTCCTCGACAGGTTTCGATGAAGCCTTGTCGCGTGCTGCCTTGCGATTTCGACACCTCGTCCGCACAATTTTTTTCGCGGCGCTGTCGAAATGCATGCAGGTCGTTCGTCCATGTTTATGGGAACAGGGCAAGGAGGCTGCCGCGATGAAATATCTCTGTCAGGTCTGGTTCGATGGCGGGGTGCTCGACGCGATGACGCAAGAGGAGAAGACCGAACTCGACACCAATTCCTTGAACTATGACAAGGACCTCGTCGAAAGCGGGCATATGATCGTCGCCCAGGCGTTGCAGCCGCCAAAATCGGCGGTGACCGTACGGGTGCGCAATGGCGAGACGTCGGTGACGGACGGTCCCTTCGCCGAGACGAAGGAGGCGCTCGGCGGCTTTATCCTGATCGAGGCCAAGGATCTCAACGAAGCGATCCGCATTGCCGCGGGCATCCCGCTCGCCATGCTCGGCGCGATCGAAGTGCGGCCAATCCACGAATTCGGAGCTAAGTGAGGAGAGACCAAATGAAATTTCTATGCCAGATCTGGTTCGACACGGAAAAAAGCAAGCTGGTCCCTCAGACCGAATGGGATGCGCTGACACAGGAGTGCATCATCAGCGACAATCGCTGGCGCGAGAGCGGTCATCTGCTGGTGGCGCTCGCCTTGCATGAACCGTCAACAGCGATCACGGTCCGCCTGCGCAATGGCGACGTCTCTGCGACCGATGGCCCATTTGCCGAAATCAAAGAGCACCTCGGCGGTTTTGTGCTGATCGAAGCCGAGAATATCGACGAGGCGAAGACGATCGTGTCGAGTTTTCCGATCCTCAAATATTGCTCGATCGAAGTGCGCCCGACCTACGCTATCCAGGATGGGAAATAGTCATGCGCTACATCTGCCTGATTTATAACAGCACCGACACCGACGGAACGCTGACGCCTGATGAAACCGACGAACTTATCAAAGCGCATTTCGCTTTTGATGAGGAGCTGTGCCGCGACGGCATCATGATCCACTCCGATGCCTTGGAGATGCCTGACAAGGCGACCGTGCTGCGCGTCCGCAACAACACGCTCTCCGCCACGGACGGCCCCTATGTCGAGACGAAGGAGCACCTGGCCGGCTTCTACGTCATCGAGGCGCCGGATGTGATGATAGCCAGGGAGATTGCCGGACGGATCCCGTCGGCGCGTTTCGGCGCGGTCGAACTCCGGCCCGTGCGGATACTGACCCTGCCGGACTGAGGTGCCCCTTTGGAAAGTGTGATCGAGGAGATCTACCGAACGCAGTCGCGCCGGGTGCTGGCGACGCTGATCCGTCTGCTCGGCGATTTCGACCGGGCGGAGGAAGCGCTTCACGACGCCTTTGCCGCCGCCACCCGGACATGGCCGACAGACGGCATTCCCGGCAATCCCTTCGCCTGGCTCGTTTCCACTGGGCGCTTCAAGGCGATCGACACGATCAGGCGGCGGGCGCGTTTCGATGCTTCGCAGCATCACATCGAGGACAGCCTCTACACGCCCGACGCAACGGAGATCGGCGACATGGAACCGATCGAGGACGACATGCTGCGGCTGATCTTCACCTGCTGCCATCCGCTCATCCCGGCCGATGCGCAGATGGCGATGGCGCTCCGGGAAATCTGCGGACTGACCACCGAAGAGATCGCCCATGCCTTCCTCATTCCGGCGCCGACGGTGGCCCAGCGGATCGTGCGCGCCAAAGGCAGGATCCGGGCGGCGAAGATCCCCTACGAGGTGCCGGGCCGCGAGGCGCTGCCGCCGCGGCTCGACCGCGTGCTGCACGTCATCTACCTCGTCTTCAACGAGGGCTATTCGGCCTCTTCCGGCGAGGACGTGGTCCGCGCCGACCTGAGCGCGGAGGCGATCCGTCTGGCGCGGCTGCTTCTGACGCTGCTGCCTCATCCAGACGTCTCCGGCCTACTGGCCTTGATGCTGCTGCAGGATTCCCGCCGCACCGCCCGCCGCGTCGGAGACGGATCGCTGGTGCTGCTTGCCGATCAGGACCGCTCGCTCTGGGATCATGCGAAGATTACGGAAGGCTTGGCGCTGCTCGCCGCGGCGATGGAAGCGGGAGAGATCGGCACCTATACGCTACAGGCGGCTATCGCCGCCGAACATGCCCGGGCGCCGGCTGCCGAAGAGACCGACTGGCGACGGATCGCCTTCTATTACGATCTGCTTCTATCAGCACAGCCCTCCCCGATCGTCGAGCTCAACCGCGCGGTGGCGATTGCCATGGCGGAGGGGCCGGCGAAGGGGCTGGAGCTGGTCGATGCCATTCTGGAACGCGGGGAGCTGCAGGCCTATCACCTCGCCCATTCGGCGCGCGCCGATTTCCTGCGCCGTCTCGGCCGGAGGCAAGAGGCGATCACCGCCTATCAAACAGCGCTGTCGCTCTGCCGGCAGGAGCCGGAACAAGCGTTTCTGAGAAGACGGATTTCAGAGCTTGCCGCGACGTCCGAGCGGCAGTGAGATCGCGGTGCCGGTCAGCGCCGAGACGATGATCAGCAGGTGGGCATTGACGCTTGCCTGCGCCAGCGCGGCCAAGGCCATCCGCTCGCTCGAGGCGCCCAGGGCGATGGCGCCGGCGGTGATGCCGGCCGGATAAGTGCCGACGCCGCCTGGCGCATGCATCGGCAGCACGGAGGAGAGCTCGCCGCCGAGCGCGCCGCCGAAGCTTGCCGCCATCGGCAGCACGCCCATCAGGCCGAGCGCCCAGGCAAGCACCATCACCTTCACCAGCCAGTTGACGATGGTCATCGCCCAGGCGCGCGCAAAGGCGACACTATCGAGCGGCAAGCCGTTTTCGATCTCGGCAACGAATTTCTGCGCCTTGTTCGGCAACAGCCTGGCGGCCAGGCGCAGCAGCGGCTTGCGGGCGGCGAAGGCCGCGACCGGCAGCAGCAGGAAGACAGTCCAGAGCGACCAGGCAACAGCCGCGTCGGCTGAAGCGACGGCAAAGCCGATGCCGGCGGCGGCCAGAAGCGCGTGCAGGTCGAGCAGCCGCATGACGAAGAGCGCCGAGGTTCCGCGCGTCAGCGGAATGCCGAATTCGGTGCGCATCAGCAGCGGAAAGCTGGTCTCGCCGGCGCGGAAGGGCAGCATGATGTTCAGCAGATTGTGGATTTGCGTGACGCGGAAGAGGACCGCGAACCGGCCGGCTGTCTCGTTCGGGAAATAATCATAGATGCGCCAGGTGCGCAGGAAATAGGTGCTCGTCAGCAGCACCAGCGCACCGATCACCGGACCTGCGCCGACATCGGCCCACTGCCTGATGATAACAGGCCAACCCCAGAACCATTGGATGAAGAGGCCATAGGCTGCGACGATGACGACCGTCAGAACGGTCATGCGATTGCGCATAAACCAGGATTGCCGGCTTTCAACGATCGAACTCTTCATGTAGTAGGCATTCCTCGCTTGGCGTCGCCATAGGCAGCGGTTCCGTCGCCAGGCCTTTTAGGAGAAATGAAGGTTGCGCACAACGGCGGAGTTGATGGCGGCGGCGGCGAACAGGCTTCCACGCCAATGATCCGAGCGGCCGACCGGTAAATGTGGCGCCTTGCCGGCTTGACGTGGAGACGATGTTGGAGCGGATTACCAAAAGCATTACAAGTGCAAGCATTTTCCTCGCAGGCTATTTCCTGCTGAACATCGCGCTTCGCATCGCCTTGCCGCATACGCTCGATCTCGACGAGGCGGAGCAATCCTTCTACTCGCAATACCTGCTTGCCGGCTATGGCCCGCAGCCGCCCTTCTACAACTGGATCCAATATGCCATCGTTTCGGTGACCGGCATATCGATGTGGGTGCTCTCGGTGCCGAAGAACATCATTCTCTTCGGCTGCTATCTCTTCTACGGGCTTGCTGCCCGCGAGGTGCTGAAGAGCCGTTCGCTCGCAGCCGTCGCCATGCTGAGCCTGATTACCCTGCCGCAGGTCGGCCTGATGGCACAGCGCGAACTGACCCATACGGTTGCCCTGCTGTTTGCAACCTCGCTCTTCCTCTTCGGTTTTTTCCGCACGCTGCGCCAGCCGACGATCGGGAGCTATCTCCTCATCGGCATCGCCACCGGCATCGGGCTCATCTCGAAGTATAATTTCGCCATCCTGCCCTTTGCCGCCCTCATCGCCGTGCTGCCGGAGCGGGAATGGCGCAGCCGTCTCATCGACTGGCGTTTGCTGCCGGCCGCCGTCCTTGCCATTCTGATCGTGCTGCCGCATGCGCTCTGGCTGCCTGACAATCTCCTCAGCGCGTCTGCACCGACGCTGGAGCGGATGACCGCCGAACACCTGGCGCCGGCCGGCCTTCCCCGCATCGGTCAAGGACTGCTGTCTCTCGTCATCGCCGTCCTCGGCTTCGTCGCATTGCCGATCGTTCTGATCGCGGCCGCCTTCCGGCGCGACTTCTTTCGCGCACTCTCCTCTTCCAGCCCGATGATCCGGGTGATCGAGCGGATGATGGCCATCAGCCTGCTCGCCTTCGTCGGCGTGGTCCTCTTCGCCGGCGCGAGCGATATCCACGAGCGCTGGCTCGACCCATGCCTGCTCGTCCTACTGATCTATCTGTTCTTGAAACTGGAAACCGCAGACATCGATCTTTCCGCCGGTCTTGCGCGCTTCCGGCCCGTGGTGCCGGTCTTCATGGTCGTCATCCTGTCGATCCTTCTTTTCCGGATCGTCGGCATTCAATATATCGGCACTTATACGAGAACGAACGTACCCTTTTCCGGCTACGTGGCTGAATTGACCGCGACCCGCAAGCCGGTTCTCATCGTGGCCGGAACCAAGTTCGTTGCCGGCAACATGCGGCTGGAGTTTCCCGACGTTCCCGTCGTGATCCCGTTCTTCCCCGGTCCCGGAGTTCCCGAATATGCGGCTGCGAAGGGGCCGGTTCTGGTTATCTGGCGCGGCGAGACCGCAGATGATCCAACAATTTCCCCCGGCTTCGCCAATGACCTCGTCAAATCGGGCATTCATCTGCCAGAGTTGAAGACGCTGACCCTGCCCTATCTCTTCGGTGACGGCAAACGCAGCTTCTCCATTGGTTACTCCTGGGTGGAAGGCGGCGCGAAATAGCGCCCCGGCAGATCAGCCGATTGCGGGAAACAGGCATTGCCGGCTGGCAACCGGCGGACACTTCATGTAGTAGCCTTCCGCAAGTGCGGCGGCAGCATTCAAGATTGCTCGGCCGCCCGGCCTTTTGGAGATGAAAGTTGCAGACAACCGTAGAGCCCATTCGCGGTACGAATGATCCGGTACAATCGCTCGAACTGTCGCTGGTCGTGCCCATTTTCAACGAAGAGCAAAGCGTCGGCCCGCTCGTCGAGCGTGTCGTGGCTGC
The nucleotide sequence above comes from Rhizobium indicum. Encoded proteins:
- a CDS encoding ArnT family glycosyltransferase is translated as MLERITKSITSASIFLAGYFLLNIALRIALPHTLDLDEAEQSFYSQYLLAGYGPQPPFYNWIQYAIVSVTGISMWVLSVPKNIILFGCYLFYGLAAREVLKSRSLAAVAMLSLITLPQVGLMAQRELTHTVALLFATSLFLFGFFRTLRQPTIGSYLLIGIATGIGLISKYNFAILPFAALIAVLPEREWRSRLIDWRLLPAAVLAILIVLPHALWLPDNLLSASAPTLERMTAEHLAPAGLPRIGQGLLSLVIAVLGFVALPIVLIAAAFRRDFFRALSSSSPMIRVIERMMAISLLAFVGVVLFAGASDIHERWLDPCLLVLLIYLFLKLETADIDLSAGLARFRPVVPVFMVVILSILLFRIVGIQYIGTYTRTNVPFSGYVAELTATRKPVLIVAGTKFVAGNMRLEFPDVPVVIPFFPGPGVPEYAAAKGPVLVIWRGETADDPTISPGFANDLVKSGIHLPELKTLTLPYLFGDGKRSFSIGYSWVEGGAK